A portion of the Selenihalanaerobacter shriftii genome contains these proteins:
- a CDS encoding SpoIIIAH-like family protein has product MSIVLRKKVIWFLVLMLWVGMVSAIVVYNVDDSVPANELKINEKIKPEEKLRLAEQKAVSVAKVNQKVKNEKKDFFVEYRLERDKIRSEQVNLLREMINNPNSNQDLKSKAQNRLLGITKNLEKEMEIESLIRARGYKDAITFIHQNSVDIIVSTKGLKKKDVAKIGDIVAKTTGLGLEDITIIEKTLS; this is encoded by the coding sequence ATGTCAATCGTTTTACGTAAGAAAGTAATATGGTTTTTGGTGTTAATGTTATGGGTGGGGATGGTATCAGCAATTGTTGTTTATAATGTGGATGATTCAGTTCCAGCTAATGAATTAAAAATCAATGAAAAAATTAAGCCAGAAGAAAAGTTAAGGTTAGCAGAACAGAAGGCAGTCAGTGTAGCTAAAGTGAATCAAAAGGTAAAGAATGAGAAGAAAGATTTTTTTGTAGAATATAGATTAGAGCGAGATAAGATTAGAAGTGAACAAGTGAATTTATTAAGAGAGATGATTAATAATCCAAACTCAAATCAGGATTTAAAGAGTAAAGCTCAGAATAGATTATTAGGTATAACTAAAAACCTTGAAAAAGAAATGGAAATAGAGAGTTTAATCAGAGCTAGAGGGTATAAAGATGCAATTACCTTTATTCACCAAAATTCTGTAGATATAATTGTTTCAACTAAAGGGTTAAAGAAGAAGGATGTTGCTAAAATAGGTGATATTGTGGCTAAAACTACAGGTTTAGGATTAGAAGATATTACGATTATAGAAAAAACTCTTAGTTAA
- the spoIIIAF gene encoding stage III sporulation protein AF, with the protein MITYLEVWIKNLVLIMILTSFVELLLPKNKLEKYIRVVLGLFIVIAILNPILNLFSGNYDLREITDLLTVPKNNTGQMASIMQRGQELKNNNQSKARSNYKKQLAKQINALLSFDDNLPQTSIVVNLQANNQIENIIVKLTGKKISNNFSQIKPIEVSNVGDENQEKIEDKREYSQAKVSKQIKERLADFYGLSINQILIQAE; encoded by the coding sequence ATGATAACTTATTTAGAAGTATGGATTAAGAATTTAGTATTAATTATGATCTTAACTTCATTTGTGGAATTATTACTACCTAAAAATAAATTAGAGAAGTATATACGAGTAGTATTAGGATTATTTATTGTAATAGCGATTTTAAATCCCATTTTAAATCTCTTTAGTGGCAATTATGATCTGCGAGAGATAACTGATCTATTAACCGTCCCAAAGAATAATACAGGGCAGATGGCAAGTATAATGCAAAGAGGGCAGGAATTAAAAAATAATAATCAATCTAAAGCTAGAAGTAATTATAAAAAACAGCTTGCTAAACAGATTAATGCCTTATTATCTTTTGATGATAATTTACCTCAGACTTCTATAGTTGTTAACTTACAAGCCAATAATCAAATTGAAAATATAATAGTTAAATTAACAGGGAAGAAAATTTCAAATAATTTTAGTCAAATTAAACCGATTGAAGTAAGTAATGTTGGAGATGAAAATCAGGAGAAGATTGAGGACAAAAGAGAATATTCTCAAGCAAAAGTTAGTAAACAAATCAAGGAAAGATTAGCTGACTTTTATGGTTTAAGTATTAACCAAATTTTAATTCAGGCAGAATGA
- the accB gene encoding acetyl-CoA carboxylase biotin carboxyl carrier protein, whose protein sequence is MSTQVKITDTTLRDAHQSLWATRMRTEDMLPIVGKLDEAGYHSMEVWGGATFDVCMRYLKEDPWERLRLLNKYIRKTPLQMLLRAQNVVGYKHYPDDVVRKFVEKAAENGIDIFRIFDALNDVRNMKTALEAVKESGAHAQATVVYTVSPVHTIDHYVETATTLENMGADSICIKDMAGLLKPYRAYELVTAFKEALDIPIQVHSHYIGGLAISTYLKAIEAGADVVDTATASLAFGSSQPPVETVTAILSDTEYDTKLELEHLFDIDRYFEQVRRNRGFERGVTRITDMQTFSHQVPGGMISNLVSQLEQQDSLDRIHDVLKEIPKVRKELGYPPLVTPTSQIVGTQAVFNVLLGERYKVIPDEVKSYIKGYYGKPPAEIDPKIREKAVGDEKIITCRPADLLDPMLDDIKDEVEHYVEKEEDYISYALFPQVGLKFLKERKQEKDIFGENEEGVVKEEEEMNFKEIKELVEILNETDISEINLEGDGTKVNIKKGGVIAKEVTKSVENTEVQPQVQSTSKNVEQQEAKGVQEEVTETVAGGEKIEAPMVGTFYRAPSPDADPFVEVGDIVEEGDTLCIIEAMKLMNEIEVEYKAKIIDILVDDAEPIEYGQPLFVVEKL, encoded by the coding sequence ATGTCAACACAGGTTAAAATAACAGATACTACCTTACGTGATGCTCATCAATCATTGTGGGCTACGAGGATGCGTACTGAAGATATGTTACCTATAGTTGGTAAATTAGATGAAGCTGGTTATCATTCTATGGAAGTTTGGGGTGGAGCTACTTTTGATGTTTGTATGAGATATTTAAAAGAAGATCCTTGGGAAAGGCTAAGGTTATTAAATAAATATATTCGCAAAACTCCATTGCAGATGTTATTAAGAGCTCAGAATGTAGTTGGTTATAAACATTACCCCGATGATGTAGTGCGAAAATTCGTTGAGAAAGCAGCCGAGAATGGAATAGATATTTTTAGAATTTTTGATGCATTAAACGATGTTAGAAATATGAAGACAGCCTTAGAAGCAGTTAAAGAGTCAGGAGCTCATGCTCAAGCAACAGTAGTATATACAGTAAGTCCAGTACATACTATTGATCATTATGTAGAGACAGCTACTACTTTAGAAAACATGGGGGCAGATTCCATCTGTATTAAAGATATGGCTGGATTATTAAAACCTTATAGGGCTTATGAATTAGTAACTGCCTTTAAGGAAGCACTAGACATTCCAATTCAAGTACATAGTCATTATATTGGAGGTTTAGCAATTTCTACTTATCTTAAGGCAATAGAGGCAGGTGCTGATGTAGTTGATACTGCTACGGCATCATTGGCTTTTGGTTCTTCACAACCGCCAGTAGAAACAGTAACAGCTATTTTAAGTGATACTGAATATGATACAAAACTGGAATTAGAACATTTATTTGATATAGATCGTTATTTTGAGCAAGTTAGAAGAAACCGTGGATTTGAAAGAGGAGTCACTAGAATTACTGATATGCAGACTTTTTCTCATCAAGTTCCTGGTGGAATGATATCTAATTTGGTTTCACAGTTAGAACAACAAGATTCCTTAGATAGAATTCATGATGTTTTGAAGGAAATTCCAAAAGTAAGAAAAGAATTAGGATATCCACCATTAGTAACTCCAACTAGTCAAATAGTAGGAACTCAAGCAGTATTTAATGTTTTATTAGGTGAAAGGTATAAAGTTATACCAGATGAAGTTAAATCATACATTAAAGGTTATTATGGAAAACCACCAGCAGAGATAGATCCTAAGATTAGAGAGAAAGCAGTTGGGGATGAAAAGATAATAACTTGTCGTCCTGCTGACTTGTTAGATCCAATGTTAGATGATATTAAGGATGAAGTAGAACATTATGTAGAAAAAGAAGAAGATTATATTTCTTATGCATTATTTCCACAAGTTGGTTTAAAGTTTTTAAAAGAACGAAAGCAAGAGAAAGATATATTTGGAGAAAATGAAGAAGGAGTAGTAAAGGAGGAAGAAGAAATGAATTTCAAAGAAATTAAAGAGTTAGTTGAAATATTGAATGAAACTGATATTTCTGAGATTAACTTAGAAGGTGATGGTACTAAGGTCAATATCAAGAAAGGCGGAGTCATAGCCAAAGAAGTTACAAAGTCAGTAGAAAATACAGAAGTGCAACCTCAAGTGCAGTCTACATCTAAAAATGTAGAACAACAGGAGGCTAAAGGTGTGCAGGAAGAAGTAACAGAAACTGTTGCTGGTGGAGAGAAGATTGAAGCACCTATGGTAGGTACTTTTTATCGAGCACCATCTCCAGATGCAGATCCATTTGTAGAAGTAGGAGATATTGTTGAAGAAGGAGATACACTATGTATTATAGAAGCAATGAAATTAATGAATGAGATTGAAGTTGAATATAAAGCTAAAATAATAGATATTTTAGTTGATGATGCAGAACCTATCGAATATGGTCAACCATTATTTGTAGTAGAGAAATTATAG